CGAGGCCGGAGGTCGGCTCGTCCAGGAAGATCAGCGAGGGCTTGGTCAGGAGCTCAAGGGCCACCGACACGCGCTTGCGCTGGCCACCGGAGAGGGAGGTGACCTTCTTCTCCTTGTGGATGTCCAGCTTGAGCTCGCGCAGGACCTCGTCGATGCGGGACTCGCGCTCGGCCTCCGTGGTGTCCGCGGGGAAGCGCAGCTTGGCCGCGTACTTGAGGGCCTTCTTGACGGTCAGCTCCTTGTGCAGGATGTCGTCCTGCGGGACCAGACCGATGCGCTGACGCAGCTCCGCGAACTGCTTGTACAGGTTCCTGTTGTCGTACAGGACGTCGCCCTGGTTGGCGGGCCGGTAGCCGGTGAGCGCCTTGAGCAGGGTGGACTTGCCGGAACCCGAGGGGCCGATGACCGCGATGAGCGACTTCTCCGGTACGCCGAAGGAGACGTCCTTGAGGATCTGCTTGCCGCCGTCGACCGTGACCGTGAGGTGCCGGGCCGAGAAGGAGACGTCACCGGTGTCGACGAACTCCTCGAGCTGTCCGCCGACGAGACGGAAGGTCGAGTGGCCGACGCCGACGATGTCGTTGGGGCCGATGGAGACCGTCGAGGACTTCGCGATCGGCTGGCCGTTGACGTACGTGCCGTTGTGGGAGCCGAGGTCGTGGATCTCGAAGCGGCCGTCGGGCGTCGCCGTGAACTCGGCGTGGTGGCGCGAGACCTGGAGGTCGGAGACGACCAGCTCGTTCTCGAGCGCACGGCCGATGCGCATCTTGCGGCCCATGGCCAGCTGGTGGAACGTCGTCGGGCTGCGGTCGCCGTAGACCGGCGGGGCCCCCGCGACACCGCCGGAACCCGGAGTTTTCTGTGCGTACTGCTCGGACGGGCCGCCCTGCTGCTGGGGCACGTGTTGCTGGTGCTGCTGGTGCTGCGGCGCCTGGTGCTGCTGCGGTGGCTGCTGTTGCTGCTGCCAGCCCTGCTGCTGCGCCTGGTACGGGGCCTGCTGCTGGGGTGCCTCCTGCTGCGGGGCCTGAGCGGCCCAGCCGGGAGCTTCCTGCTGGTGCTGCTGGGGCGCGTGCTGCGGCGCGGCCTGCTGCTGGGCGTGCTGCGGCGCGGAGACGGCCGCGGCGCCCGCGGCGCCACCGGACACGTTCACCAGCGGACCGTCGGTCGCGTTGCCGAGGTACACGGCTGTGCCCGGACCGATTTCCATCTGGTGGATCCGCTGGCCCTGCACGAAGGTGCCATTGGTGCTGCCGTGGTCCTCGATGACCCAACTGCGGCCGCTCCAGCTGATCGTCGCGTGCCGCCAGGACACCCTGGCGTCGTCGAGCGAGATATCCCCCTGCGGATCACGTCCGAGGGTGTACGGCCTGGACGCGTCGAGCGTCCAGGTCCTGCCATTCAATTCCAGTACGAGTTCCGGCACTCCAGCCCCACTGAGTTGTCCCCCGAGCTAGCCCCCATCGATGGGGAGTCTAGGGATGTCGAACATCGGGAGGAACTATTTCAGGCGGAGGGCTCTGACCGAAAGTCGGGCCTTGTGAAGACTGCGTACGCGCGTGACGGGTTGCCCCGTTGACGGAGAAGAAACCGCCCCGGAGAGTAGTAAGCGCCCATCAGTGCATACGGATCATGCCCATTGAGAGCATTAAGTGCATTTGGGGCAACGCGCTGCGGTCCGGGGGGTCCTGATGCAGGCCGAGGAACGGAACGGTGAGAGGCGGGGCGTGCGGTGGGGCGATGTGCTGCTCTCCGCGATCGCCGCGGTCAGTTGGGCGCTGGTGGGCATGGCGGGGACGGCCGCGCTCGCGCTGCACCTGCTCGGCGCGGACGCGGTGGCCGCGCTCGGGCCGCTGACGGCGGCCACCGTCGCGCTGGGCGCGGGGGGTTCGGTCACGCCGTCCGGTGACGTCTCCGCCTTCGGCCTGGACGACGCCGAGGCGACGACGACAGTCGATATTGCGCCACTCGGTGTGGGTTTGGTCGGAGCGCTCCTGCTCGCCCACTTCTTCCTGCGTTCCCTGCGCGGGGCGGGCGTCGTCATCTCACCTGCCGAACTCCTCGCGCGTGCGGGCGCGGTGGTCGCCCTCTTCCTCGGGATGCTCGCGGGGCTCGCCTGGGCCGGTCACGACGTCATCACGATCGACGGCGAGCAGCTCGGTATCGACAAGGGGATCGAGGAGGGCATCGACGAGCTGCCCGGCGGGATCGGGGACATCGGCGGGCTGCTCCCGGACCGGCTCGGGGACCTCGCGCAGGCGAAGGCATCGGTCGGATTCACCGTCGACACGGGTCCGACGCTGCTCGGCGGCGCGGTCTGGGTGACCGGCGTCCTGCTCATCGCGCTCCTCGCCTCGCGCCGCACGCCGTTGCCGCGCGCCCTGGGCGGCCTGCACCGAGTGGTGCGGCCTGCCGTGTCCGCGCTGGTCACGGTGGTACTGGTGGCGGTCGCCGCGGGGTTCGCGGCGGCGGCGTACGCGATGATCGGCGACGGCCATCCGAAGCGGATCGCGGGCGCGGCGCTGCTCGGGGCGCCGAACGGGGTGTGGCTCGGCCTGCCGGTCGGCCTCCTCGTCCCGTGGGACGGCAAGGCGACGGGCGAGCTCACGCGTTTCCTGCCGGATCCGGTGGACGACCTCCTGACGGGCCCTTCCGACAAGCCGCTCTCGCTCGCCCGCCTCGCCGAACTCGACAACAGGGTATGGCTGTTGGGCATCGCGGCGGCGATGGCGATGCTGTCCGCGGGCGTACTGACGGCCGTACGCACGCCACGCGCCCGGGACACCGTGTCCGCGGCGGGGTTCGCGGGGCGGTGCGGGGTGCGTCTCGGCATCGTGACGGCGCTGGGCCTGCCGCTCCTGGTCCGGCTGACGAATGTCTCGGCCGACGCCTCGCTCTCCGTCTTCGGCTTCGACGCGTTCGGCGCGGGCATCGAGCTGCACGGCCGCCCGGGGATGGCGGCGCTGCTGGGGGCGGCGTGGGGGTTCGGGGCGGGGTTGGTCGGGGCGGGTCTCGCGGTGCTTACGGGGGCGGCGGGTGGCCGAGCATCGGGGTTGGCCCTCGCTTCTGGCGCGGGCGGCCTTCCACTCGCTGTCGAGCAGGGGGGTGGTGGCTCTGCGGGGGCTGGGGTGGGGGTGGGGTCCGGCGGGGCTGGGGTGGGGCTGGGGTCCGGCGGGGCGGGGGGGGGGGCGGGGCCGGGGGCGGCCGGGCCTGCGGGAGCGGGGCCAGGATCCACCGGACCTGCGGGAGCGGGGCCAGGATCCACCGGACCTGCGGGGGCAGGGCCAGGGCCGTACGCACCCGGGGCGCCGTACCGGCCGCCGAACCCGGACACGAATCCGTACTTGCGCACGGAGGACGGCTGGGCGGGGGCGGGGGGCTCGGCGGGGTCTGGGGGGTCTGCGGGGGCCGGGGGTCCTGCGGGGGCCGGGGGCACGGCGGGGTCTAGGGGCGCGGCGCGGTCTAGGGGCACGGCAGGGTCCGGAGGGACGGCGGGGTCCGGGGGTCCTGCAGGGTCCTGGGGTCCTGCGAGGTCCGGAGGCTCGACGGAATCTAGGGACCCTGCGGGGCCTAGGGGCACGGCAGGGTCCGGAGGCACGACGGGGTCTAGGGGCCCTGCGGGGGCCGGAGGCACGACGGGGTCTAGGGGCCCTGCGGGCTTTGACGGCTACTCGGACCCGACAAGCCCCACGGACCCGCCGGAGCTCCCGCCGGAAGAGGTACCTCCGCGACCCGACCGGGACGTCTCCGGCGCCCCCACCGTCATGGGTCCGGTAGTCCCTCCTCCCCCACCACCCCGCCGCCGCTCCCGCTCCCGCTCCACGGACTGGCCGCCTCCGCCTCCGCCTCCGCCTCCGCCGCCGCCCAAGGCCCCTCGAGACCCGGACTGAACGGCGGCCCCCGGCGTCGCGGGTCGCGTCCGTCCTCCCCCAAGCTCTCGGCTTCGCGCGAGCAGGGTGCCCTCGTCGTCTATGGCACGCCTGCACGCAACGAAGGGGGCGGGGCCTCGGTGCGGGCAGCCGGAGGGAGGCGAACGGACGGTCGGCGGCTCGCGGCTGTTACGGGTACGTCGCGTCGCAGGCGAACCGGGGGGAGGCGGAGTGTTGGGCTTCTACGGCACGTCGCGTTGCGGGGTGAACGGGTGGGTGGGCGGGTGGATCAGTGTGGGGGCCGGCGCGGAGGGCGGGGGGGGCGCGTCCGGCAGGCGGACCGCGGGGCAGCCGCGAGAAGAGGGCGGATACCGTAGGGATCACCATGAGTGCTTCGCAGCCCCCTCAGCCCGCCGACATCCCGACGCTCCTCGTCAAGATCTTCGGCAAGGACCGCCCCGGCATCACCGCCGGCCTCTTCGACACCCTCGCCGCCTACTCCGTCGACGTCGTCGACATCGAGCAGGTCGTCACCCGTGGCCGGATCGTGCTGTGCGCGCTCGTGACCGAGCCGCCCGCCGGCCTGGAGGGCGACCTGCGCGCCACCGTCCACAGCTGGGCGGAGTCCATGAAGATGCAGGCCGAGATCATCTCCGGCATCGGTGACAACCGGCCGCGAGGCCTCGGGCGTTCACTGGTGACCGTCCTCGGCCACCCGCTGACCTCCGAGTCGACGGCCGCGATCGCCGCCAGCATCACCGCGACCGGCGGCAACATCGACCGTATCTTCCGGCTCGCCAAGTACCCGGTCACCGCCGTCGAGTTCGCCGTCTCCGGCACCGAGACGGAGCCGCTGCGCACCGCCCTCGCCATAGAGGCCGCGCGGCTCGGCGTGGACGTCGCCGTCGTGTCGGCGGGCCTGCACCGCCGCGCCCAGCGCCTGGTCGTGATGGACGTCGACTCGACGCTCATCCAGGACGAGGTCATCGAACTCTTCGCCGCGCACGCCGGATGCGAGGCCGAGGTCGCCGGGGTGACGGCGGCGGCGATGCGCGGCGAGCTGGACTTCGAGCAGTCGCTGCACGCCCGCGTGGCGCTCCTCGCGGGCCTGGACGCCTCGGTCGTGGACAAGGTCCGCTCCGAGGTCCGGCTCACACCGGGCGCCCGCACCCTGATCCGTACCCTCAAGCGCCTCGGCTACCAAGTGGGCGTCGTCTCGGGCGGGTTCACTCAGGTCACCGACGATCTGAAGGAACGTCTCGGCCTCGACTTCGCCCAGGCCAACACCCTGGAGATCGTCGACGGCAAACTCACCGGCAAGGTGACCGGCGAGATCGTCGACCGCGCGGGCAAGGCCCGGCTGCTGCGCCGTTTCGCCACGGAGGCGGGGGTCCCGCTGGAGCAGACCGTCGCGATCGGCGACGGCGCGAACGACCTGGACATGCTGAACGCGGCCGGCCTCGGCGTCGCCTTCAACGCCAAGCCCTTGGTCCGCGAGGCGGCGCACACCGCGGTGAACGTTCCCTTCCTGGACACCGTTCTCTATCTCCTCGGCATCACCCGCGAAGAGGTCGAGGCGGCGGACACGCACACCGACTGAACCCGCACACCGGCTGAACCCGCGGCCCGTGAACGCACGGCCCGCGGAAACGGCGCGGATCGCCTACGTCAAGGGGGCCCGGCACCACGAAGGTGCCGGGCCCCTGGCGACGGGCGGGGAGAGGAACTACTCGGACGGCGCCCAGTAGTCGACGAGCGTGGCCACGCCGGGCTCCAGCGCCTTCCACGAACCGGGGTACGTCAGGACGGCGAAGGCCGCGGTCGGGAAGCCCCTGCGGTTCAGCCGCTCTCTGGCGTCGCCCTCGGAGTCCCCCGCGAGGACGTCGGTGAGACCCTGGATGCCGGGGTTGTGGCCGATCAGGACGAGGTTCTGTACGTCGTCCGGGGTTTCGTTGAGCACGGCGATCAGCTCACCGGGGGAGGCTTCGTACACCCGATCCTCGTAGACGGTCTTCGGGCGCTGCGGGAGCTCCTGGACGGCGAGCTTCCAGGTCTCGCGGGTCCGGGTGGCGGTCGAGCAGAGGGCGAGGTCGAAGGCGATGCCGCTGTCGGTCAGCTTGCGCCCGGCGACGGGGGCGTCCCGGCGTCCGCGCTCGGCGAGCGGCCTCTCGTGGTCGGAAACCTGCGGCCAGTCGGCCTTCGCATGCCGGAAGAGGATAATCCTGCGGGGTTCTGCGACGCTCATGCTTCCCAGCTTCGCATGAAACGCGCCACGGGGCGCAGGGAGTTGGTGCGGTCCCCCGGCGCGGGTGACGGCACCGGTGGCAACCGGGTCAGGAAGCCGTGCGCAGGATCAGCGTCTGTATCCGCTCCAGGACGTTGGTGATCACCGGCTCGCTGGACGCCGCGTGCGCGTCCACGGGGTTCAGGATCAGCAGGAGCAGGGCCGCGAAGGCGACGGCGGGCAGGGCGATCGCCCACCAGGGAAGCTGGACCTCGATGCTGCCCGACTTCGCCGGGTCGCGCAGGGTGTGCGATCGGGCCGACATGTCGCCTCCGTGGTCCTCGAGTGTGCCGTGCCGCGTCTTCGCGGCCACAACTCGAAGTTAGGCGATCGGCGCCCCTCAACCCATCCGGAGATCCACCCACTTGACCCTGACACTGACCCCCTAGGGGATGGTGGTGCTAGCCCCACCATCGTCCGCCGGGGGGCCGGTTCACGGCGCCGCGATGAAAGCGACCGGCGCAGCGGTCACGGTGAGGCGATGGATGCGATGACGCCGATGATCACGGTGATGGCCAGCATCGCGCCGAGCACGATGAGCAACTTCTTCTGGCCGTTCTGGGGGTTCGGGTCAAGGACGGGCATACGGCCAGTCTCGCACCCTTTGCCCGCCCCCTCCGCGTCGGGGTAGCCCTGAAAGGCCCAGGGGTCGCCCTGAAAGCCCCGGGGATCAGGCCGTCGCCGTCCTCGCCGCCGCCACCTCGTCCTCGACCGTGCGGTTGCGGCCCGCGAGAGTGCCGATGACGATCTGCGGCACCATGAGGCCGGCCATGAGCGCGAGGGGCAGCCCCCAGCCGCCGCTGTGCTGGTAGAGCACGCCCACGAGGAGCGGGCCCGGGATGGAGATCAGGTAGCCCGTGCTCTGCGCGAAGGCGGACAGCTTGGCCACGCCGACGCTGCTCTTGGCGCGCATGCCGACCATGGTGAGGGCGAGCGGGAAGGCGCAGTTGGAGACGCCGAGCAGCAGCGCCCAGACCCAGGCGCCACCGGCGGGGGCCAAGTAGAGGCCCGCGTACCCGGCGAGGCCGCACGTACCGAGGACGATCACGACCGGGCCCTGGTTGGTGAGACGCGTGGCGACCCGCGGGATGACGAACGCCAGGGGCACGCCCATGGCCATCGTGACGGCGAGCAGGACGCCCGCCTGGCCCGCGGGAACGCCCGCGTCGCGGAAGATCTGCGGCATCCAGCCCATCGTGATGTACGCGGCGGTGGCCTGGAGGCCGAAGAAGACGGCGAGGGCCCAGGCGGTGCGGCTGGAGGTGATGCGCAGCTCGTCGTCCTCGCGGCGTACGGCGGCGCTGACGTGCTCCGGCACCGCGGCGGCGGTCTGGCCGCGGTCGCGGACGAGCGGGATCCACGGGATGACGGCGACGACGGCCAGCAGCGCCCACACGGCGAGGCCGGTCTGCCAGCGCCCGCCGAGGCCGTCGGTGACGGGCACGGTGAGGGCCGCCGCGAGGGAGGTGCCGAGGGCCAGCGCCATCGAGTACAGGCCGGTCATGGAACCGACCCGGTCGGGGAACCAGCGCTTGACGATGACGGGCATCAGGACGTTGCTGACGGCGATGCCCGCGAGGGCGAGGGCGGTGGCGGCGAGGAAGCCCGCGGTGCCGCCGATGAACGGGCGGATCACCAGGCCGGAGGCGATGGCGACCATGCCGACGCAGACGACCGCGCTGGGCCCGAAGCGCTTGGCCAGGCGGGGTGCCATCACTCCGAAGAACGCGAAGCACAGCGGCGGAACGGAGGTGAGCAGTCCCGCGAGGGTGCCGCTCATGCCGAGGCCGTCGCGGACCTCTTCGAGGAGTGCGCCGAGGCTGGTGATGGCCGGGCGGAGGTTCATGGCGGCGAGGACGATGCCGACGATGACGAGTCGCGTCGCCCACGCGCGCGTGGGGGCCTGTTTCTCGGCGCCCTCGGTCTGTACGGGGGGTGCCGGGTTCGCCCCGGCCGTCGGGGTCATCGTCTCGGTTTTCTCGCTAGCCATGGAGCCATCATAGAATCATGGGATGATTGGCTGTCCAATCGATTGCGTCACACTGCTCACCCGTAGGCAACCCTCCACCCCCCGAGTAACCCCTCACCCACAGGCCACGCACGAAGGAACGTCATGCCGCTGACCACCCCTCGCCGTTCGGCACTCTCCGAACAGGTCATCTCCGAGCTGCGCAACCAGATCTCGTCGGGCGAGTGGCCGGTCGGTTCCCGCATCCCCACCGAGCCGGAGCTGGTCGACCAGCTGGGCGTGGCCAGGAACACGGTCAGGGAGGCCGTGCGCGCCCTCGCGCACAACGGTCTGCTCGACATCCGGCAGGGCTCGGGGACGTATGTGGTCGCGACGAGCGAGCTCGCCGGTGTGATGCAGCGCAGGTTCGCCGACGCGGACCCGCGGCACATCGCGGAGCTGCGCAGCACGCTGGAGTCCAGTGCCGCGAAGCTCGCCGCCGAGCGCCGCACCGACCGGGACCTCAAGCAGCTGGACGCGCTCCTCGTGCGCCGCGAGGAGGTCTGGGCGTCCGGGGACGCGGAGGCGTTCGTGACGGCCGACGCGACGTTCCACATGGCCGTCGTCGCCGCGTCGCACAACGACGTCATGACGGCGCTCTACGCGGACCTCGGCGAGGTGCTGCGGGACTGGCTGCGCGAGGACATCGGCGAGGAGCTGACGCCCGAGGCGCACATGGACCACGCGCGGCTGGTCGACGCGATCCGCGCGGGCGACGCGGAGGCCGCCGCCTCGGAGGCCGCGGGCTACCCGTTCATGTGCCGCCCGGACCGCTTCACCTCCGGCAGCTGACCGCAGGCGCCTCTGGTGGCCG
The sequence above is a segment of the Streptomyces sp. Je 1-369 genome. Coding sequences within it:
- a CDS encoding FHA domain-containing protein translates to MPELVLELNGRTWTLDASRPYTLGRDPQGDISLDDARVSWRHATISWSGRSWVIEDHGSTNGTFVQGQRIHQMEIGPGTAVYLGNATDGPLVNVSGGAAGAAAVSAPQHAQQQAAPQHAPQQHQQEAPGWAAQAPQQEAPQQQAPYQAQQQGWQQQQQPPQQHQAPQHQQHQQHVPQQQGGPSEQYAQKTPGSGGVAGAPPVYGDRSPTTFHQLAMGRKMRIGRALENELVVSDLQVSRHHAEFTATPDGRFEIHDLGSHNGTYVNGQPIAKSSTVSIGPNDIVGVGHSTFRLVGGQLEEFVDTGDVSFSARHLTVTVDGGKQILKDVSFGVPEKSLIAVIGPSGSGKSTLLKALTGYRPANQGDVLYDNRNLYKQFAELRQRIGLVPQDDILHKELTVKKALKYAAKLRFPADTTEAERESRIDEVLRELKLDIHKEKKVTSLSGGQRKRVSVALELLTKPSLIFLDEPTSGLDPGMDRDVMQLLRGLADDGRTVLVVTHSVAELAICDKLLVMAPGGSVAYFGPPEEALNFFGYSTWADVFSAFENYRDYDWAGRWKGSQHYQMYAADIDAVAAQSVQMPPPQAVRPPKPQGWGSQLWTLIRRYVSVIASDKGFMGLMVILPAVLGIVSVVIPADFGLAPPKPPVKFNADAGTIMLILAVGMCFSGAANSVRELIKERVIYERERATGLSRSAYLMSKVIVLGVITAIQGVIICGIGFAPRELPEEGLLMPPAVEICLTIIALGFTSMMFGLVISALVKTSEKTMPLLVMFAIVQVVFTGVLFQIYGSPGLEQFAWLMPSRWAIAGAGATLDLAHIMPPWDPKKPGDLDPLWEHSVGQWSLNITILILLGVICGVAVARLLRRHEPEVMRK
- a CDS encoding streptophobe family protein; translation: MQAEERNGERRGVRWGDVLLSAIAAVSWALVGMAGTAALALHLLGADAVAALGPLTAATVALGAGGSVTPSGDVSAFGLDDAEATTTVDIAPLGVGLVGALLLAHFFLRSLRGAGVVISPAELLARAGAVVALFLGMLAGLAWAGHDVITIDGEQLGIDKGIEEGIDELPGGIGDIGGLLPDRLGDLAQAKASVGFTVDTGPTLLGGAVWVTGVLLIALLASRRTPLPRALGGLHRVVRPAVSALVTVVLVAVAAGFAAAAYAMIGDGHPKRIAGAALLGAPNGVWLGLPVGLLVPWDGKATGELTRFLPDPVDDLLTGPSDKPLSLARLAELDNRVWLLGIAAAMAMLSAGVLTAVRTPRARDTVSAAGFAGRCGVRLGIVTALGLPLLVRLTNVSADASLSVFGFDAFGAGIELHGRPGMAALLGAAWGFGAGLVGAGLAVLTGAAGGRASGLALASGAGGLPLAVEQGGGGSAGAGVGVGSGGAGVGLGSGGAGGGAGPGAAGPAGAGPGSTGPAGAGPGSTGPAGAGPGPYAPGAPYRPPNPDTNPYLRTEDGWAGAGGSAGSGGSAGAGGPAGAGGTAGSRGAARSRGTAGSGGTAGSGGPAGSWGPARSGGSTESRDPAGPRGTAGSGGTTGSRGPAGAGGTTGSRGPAGFDGYSDPTSPTDPPELPPEEVPPRPDRDVSGAPTVMGPVVPPPPPPRRRSRSRSTDWPPPPPPPPPPPPKAPRDPD
- the serB gene encoding phosphoserine phosphatase SerB, which produces MSASQPPQPADIPTLLVKIFGKDRPGITAGLFDTLAAYSVDVVDIEQVVTRGRIVLCALVTEPPAGLEGDLRATVHSWAESMKMQAEIISGIGDNRPRGLGRSLVTVLGHPLTSESTAAIAASITATGGNIDRIFRLAKYPVTAVEFAVSGTETEPLRTALAIEAARLGVDVAVVSAGLHRRAQRLVVMDVDSTLIQDEVIELFAAHAGCEAEVAGVTAAAMRGELDFEQSLHARVALLAGLDASVVDKVRSEVRLTPGARTLIRTLKRLGYQVGVVSGGFTQVTDDLKERLGLDFAQANTLEIVDGKLTGKVTGEIVDRAGKARLLRRFATEAGVPLEQTVAIGDGANDLDMLNAAGLGVAFNAKPLVREAAHTAVNVPFLDTVLYLLGITREEVEAADTHTD
- a CDS encoding SixA phosphatase family protein, which encodes MSVAEPRRIILFRHAKADWPQVSDHERPLAERGRRDAPVAGRKLTDSGIAFDLALCSTATRTRETWKLAVQELPQRPKTVYEDRVYEASPGELIAVLNETPDDVQNLVLIGHNPGIQGLTDVLAGDSEGDARERLNRRGFPTAAFAVLTYPGSWKALEPGVATLVDYWAPSE
- a CDS encoding SGM_5486 family transporter-associated protein; this translates as MPVLDPNPQNGQKKLLIVLGAMLAITVIIGVIASIASP
- a CDS encoding CynX/NimT family MFS transporter yields the protein MASEKTETMTPTAGANPAPPVQTEGAEKQAPTRAWATRLVIVGIVLAAMNLRPAITSLGALLEEVRDGLGMSGTLAGLLTSVPPLCFAFFGVMAPRLAKRFGPSAVVCVGMVAIASGLVIRPFIGGTAGFLAATALALAGIAVSNVLMPVIVKRWFPDRVGSMTGLYSMALALGTSLAAALTVPVTDGLGGRWQTGLAVWALLAVVAVIPWIPLVRDRGQTAAAVPEHVSAAVRREDDELRITSSRTAWALAVFFGLQATAAYITMGWMPQIFRDAGVPAGQAGVLLAVTMAMGVPLAFVIPRVATRLTNQGPVVIVLGTCGLAGYAGLYLAPAGGAWVWALLLGVSNCAFPLALTMVGMRAKSSVGVAKLSAFAQSTGYLISIPGPLLVGVLYQHSGGWGLPLALMAGLMVPQIVIGTLAGRNRTVEDEVAAARTATA
- a CDS encoding FadR/GntR family transcriptional regulator, which codes for MPLTTPRRSALSEQVISELRNQISSGEWPVGSRIPTEPELVDQLGVARNTVREAVRALAHNGLLDIRQGSGTYVVATSELAGVMQRRFADADPRHIAELRSTLESSAAKLAAERRTDRDLKQLDALLVRREEVWASGDAEAFVTADATFHMAVVAASHNDVMTALYADLGEVLRDWLREDIGEELTPEAHMDHARLVDAIRAGDAEAAASEAAGYPFMCRPDRFTSGS